The Rhizobium leguminosarum genome includes a region encoding these proteins:
- a CDS encoding adenylate/guanylate cyclase domain-containing protein codes for MERRLAAVLIADVVGYSRMSEIDEEGTRIRFHTDLHELFEPKIATHHGRLIKTMGDGILVEFHSVVDALRCAVKIQQQKAERNAALRPEQRMLFRIGVNLGDVIVEGEDIHGDGVNIAARLESLAQPGGICISGTAFDHTVHKAEVGFSSLGEQQLKNIADPVRVYRVLLDPSEAGKVVASRRPHRRAINLATLAALLIAAAAIVFAWLWPFVPQRPSVAVLPFANLSGDAGQDYFTDGITDSLIADLTMLSDLDVIGHNSVFAYKGKPLVLADIGRDLGVRFIVEGSVQRIGDQIRVNAQLSDAASGDHLWANRFNRAAADVMAVQDELSRQIAEALGLKLTQSETERITHPPTANLEAYDYYLRAEQATRTGRRSRLLEALALFDKAEALDPGFAEAFAADAHATAYVWRSAYDDVLQSAPARKRAYEKASRALALDSALSSPYAVLAVMQVVDRRYEQAVTSAQQAVSLGSADAEAHMALAYVQLFSGNHAEAGAAVDTALRHDPNLSAINRYTAGLVFYLQRDYTKAIDSFERARDGSPGNGDFVTPLAMAYVRAGRLDDARATVAEGLRLLAGRDSLADWRLSNAHFRNEQDLAFILDALREAGLPEWPFGFKGNEHERLHGEEIASIVMGKLLWGKTEPSGSPALMQIERDGKAAFRSTTQMVTGTVFVNGDMLCEQSENAFGRADCGPIYRPANSPAETSYAYVNSTKVFYFSPVK; via the coding sequence ATGGAGCGCCGCCTTGCAGCAGTCCTGATTGCGGATGTGGTCGGTTACAGCCGCATGAGCGAGATCGACGAAGAGGGAACGCGTATCCGCTTCCACACCGACCTCCACGAACTCTTCGAACCGAAGATCGCCACGCACCACGGCCGCCTGATCAAGACGATGGGCGACGGGATCCTGGTTGAGTTCCATAGCGTGGTGGATGCCTTGCGCTGCGCCGTCAAAATCCAGCAACAGAAGGCGGAACGCAATGCGGCCCTGCGGCCTGAGCAGCGGATGCTTTTTCGCATCGGCGTCAATCTCGGCGATGTCATCGTCGAAGGAGAGGACATTCATGGAGACGGCGTCAACATAGCGGCGCGGCTGGAGAGCCTTGCCCAGCCCGGCGGGATTTGCATATCCGGTACCGCATTCGATCACACGGTACACAAGGCTGAGGTCGGTTTCTCCTCTCTCGGTGAGCAGCAACTGAAGAACATAGCCGATCCGGTTCGCGTCTATCGTGTTCTGTTAGATCCCTCCGAGGCAGGCAAGGTCGTCGCCTCCCGTCGGCCGCACCGCCGGGCGATCAACCTGGCCACACTTGCGGCGCTGTTGATTGCGGCCGCCGCGATTGTCTTTGCCTGGCTATGGCCGTTTGTGCCCCAACGTCCATCGGTAGCGGTGCTTCCCTTCGCCAATTTGAGTGGCGACGCCGGCCAGGATTATTTCACGGATGGCATTACCGACAGCCTGATTGCCGATCTGACCATGCTTTCGGATCTTGACGTCATCGGCCATAATTCGGTGTTTGCATACAAAGGCAAGCCTCTCGTTTTGGCCGATATCGGACGCGATCTCGGCGTGCGCTTTATCGTTGAGGGCAGCGTGCAACGGATAGGCGATCAAATCCGTGTCAATGCGCAACTGAGCGATGCCGCAAGCGGCGACCACTTGTGGGCCAACCGATTTAACCGCGCCGCGGCGGATGTCATGGCTGTGCAGGATGAGCTCAGTCGGCAGATCGCCGAAGCGCTCGGCCTGAAACTCACTCAATCTGAGACGGAACGGATTACCCATCCGCCGACCGCCAATCTCGAGGCATACGACTACTACCTTCGTGCCGAGCAGGCGACGCGTACCGGCCGCCGTTCCCGGCTGCTCGAGGCACTGGCGCTCTTTGACAAGGCGGAGGCGCTCGACCCCGGTTTTGCAGAGGCCTTCGCGGCCGACGCGCACGCGACCGCCTATGTCTGGCGAAGCGCTTACGACGACGTTCTCCAGAGCGCGCCGGCGCGAAAAAGGGCCTACGAGAAGGCAAGTCGCGCGCTGGCGCTCGACTCGGCTCTTTCATCGCCATACGCCGTTCTTGCCGTCATGCAAGTCGTGGACCGCCGCTACGAGCAGGCGGTCACCTCGGCGCAGCAGGCAGTTTCGCTCGGGTCTGCCGATGCCGAAGCTCATATGGCGTTGGCATACGTTCAATTGTTCTCCGGCAATCATGCCGAGGCCGGCGCGGCCGTGGACACGGCGCTCAGGCACGATCCGAACCTCTCCGCCATCAACCGATATACTGCTGGCCTGGTATTTTATTTGCAGCGCGACTACACGAAGGCCATCGACAGCTTCGAACGCGCGCGCGATGGTTCTCCGGGAAATGGCGATTTCGTTACCCCACTCGCTATGGCCTATGTCCGTGCCGGTCGCCTCGACGACGCCCGTGCGACTGTCGCCGAGGGACTTCGCTTACTGGCTGGGCGCGATTCTCTGGCGGACTGGCGTCTCAGCAATGCCCATTTCCGCAACGAGCAGGATTTGGCGTTTATCCTCGATGCTCTGCGCGAGGCCGGCCTGCCGGAGTGGCCGTTCGGTTTCAAGGGCAACGAGCACGAACGCCTGCACGGTGAAGAAATCGCAAGTATCGTCATGGGCAAACTCCTCTGGGGCAAGACCGAGCCCTCAGGAAGCCCTGCACTCATGCAAATCGAACGCGACGGCAAGGCGGCCTTCCGCTCGACGACGCAGATGGTCACCGGAACGGTTTTCGTCAATGGCGACATGCTTTGCGAGCAGAGTGAAAACGCATTTGGACGAGCCGATTGCGGCCCGATCTACAGACCTGCAAACTCGCCCGCTGAAACCAGCTATGCTTACGTGAACTCCACGAAGGTCTTCTATTTTTCGCCAGTCAAATAG
- a CDS encoding YHS domain-containing (seleno)protein, producing the protein MYAGTRSGVRGIAMAVFLLALAAVGGSRAFADDSVNTGYFGGVAIMGYDPVAYFTEGKAVKGSEEFSHEWLGTPWLFANAKHREMFISEPIKYAPQYGGYCAGEVALGSVTINVDPEAFKIIDGKLYLIYDKGSAEGFAAHVAEAAPKADRNWPKVAADLERDQYH; encoded by the coding sequence ATGTATGCGGGGACCAGAAGCGGTGTGCGAGGAATTGCTATGGCGGTGTTCCTTCTGGCTTTGGCAGCTGTCGGTGGATCGCGGGCTTTCGCCGACGACTCGGTAAACACGGGCTACTTCGGCGGCGTGGCGATCATGGGATACGACCCCGTCGCCTATTTCACCGAAGGCAAAGCGGTGAAGGGCTCCGAGGAATTCTCCCACGAATGGCTGGGGACGCCGTGGCTTTTTGCCAATGCCAAACACCGTGAAATGTTCATCAGCGAGCCGATCAAATATGCGCCTCAATATGGCGGCTACTGCGCGGGCGAGGTGGCTCTCGGATCGGTGACGATCAACGTCGATCCGGAAGCATTCAAGATCATCGACGGCAAGCTTTACCTGATCTACGACAAGGGATCGGCAGAAGGGTTCGCCGCTCATGTGGCCGAAGCAGCGCCGAAAGCCGATAGAAACTGGCCGAAGGTCGCAGCCGATCTCGAACGGGATCAGTATCACTGA
- a CDS encoding ankyrin repeat domain-containing protein: MRGLLASVALIFTATVAAAGSPLFDAVATGNTAVVEQVLATGADVDSRARDQATPLINAALGAQLAIAELLIGKGADVMARNSGGFTPLHAGAFSGSVPISKLLLHHGATLDDAANKAGVTPLMVAGEENHVALATFLLAEGADVGHAEVHGYTPITRAIWKGNSDIVRLFKRHGAPCPPASRIGEKEYAKCMEIHD, from the coding sequence ATGCGTGGGCTGCTTGCATCGGTGGCGTTGATTTTCACAGCGACGGTGGCCGCTGCGGGGAGCCCTTTGTTCGATGCCGTTGCCACTGGAAACACCGCCGTCGTCGAGCAGGTTCTGGCTACCGGTGCCGATGTCGACAGCCGGGCACGCGATCAGGCAACGCCTCTTATCAACGCTGCGCTCGGAGCCCAGCTTGCCATAGCCGAATTGCTGATCGGCAAAGGGGCCGACGTCATGGCTCGGAACTCGGGCGGCTTTACGCCGCTTCATGCCGGAGCCTTTTCCGGCAGCGTGCCGATCAGCAAACTGCTTCTCCACCATGGCGCGACGCTCGACGATGCGGCCAATAAAGCAGGTGTGACACCGCTGATGGTCGCCGGTGAGGAAAACCACGTCGCTCTCGCCACGTTTCTTCTCGCTGAGGGGGCTGACGTCGGTCATGCGGAGGTTCACGGCTACACGCCAATCACGCGAGCAATCTGGAAGGGCAACTCGGACATCGTGCGGCTTTTCAAGCGGCATGGTGCGCCTTGCCCTCCGGCCAGCCGCATCGGCGAAAAAGAATACGCGAAGTGCATGGAAATCCATGATTGA
- a CDS encoding FadR/GntR family transcriptional regulator: MPDKKSGKPTAALEVVMVDRSATTRRPNSPRMTGASVHVSLAGEIGLRIVRGDYPPGTILPNEAKWSEVFEVSRSAVREAIKMLMAKGLLSSRPKIGSWVEPKERWNLLDRDVLGWYAASPDRESFLRAVQELRHMIEPEATALAAERRTDEQMNAINQALHDMDQATSLQQRTEADARFHIAILRASGNDLLVPLGVLIESALNHLFAHVTREEDNLRYALKLHENIEKNIRLQRPNMARNAVRKALANTDEIIARWSR; encoded by the coding sequence ATGCCTGACAAAAAATCGGGAAAGCCAACGGCTGCGCTCGAGGTGGTGATGGTTGACCGCTCGGCCACCACAAGGCGCCCAAATTCTCCCCGCATGACTGGGGCGAGTGTTCATGTGTCTTTGGCAGGCGAGATCGGTCTGCGAATCGTGCGCGGCGACTATCCGCCGGGCACGATCCTGCCAAATGAAGCAAAATGGTCGGAAGTCTTTGAGGTCAGCCGATCGGCGGTGCGCGAAGCGATCAAGATGTTGATGGCCAAGGGCCTGCTTTCTTCCCGCCCGAAAATCGGCAGCTGGGTCGAACCCAAGGAACGTTGGAACCTGCTGGATCGAGATGTCTTGGGCTGGTATGCGGCATCTCCTGATCGCGAATCCTTTCTGAGGGCCGTGCAAGAACTCAGGCATATGATCGAGCCGGAAGCGACCGCGCTTGCTGCGGAACGCCGAACTGACGAGCAAATGAACGCGATCAACCAGGCCCTGCATGACATGGATCAGGCGACATCGCTCCAGCAGCGAACAGAAGCCGATGCGCGATTTCATATCGCGATCTTACGCGCCTCGGGAAATGATCTGCTGGTGCCGCTCGGCGTATTGATCGAATCGGCGCTGAACCACCTCTTCGCCCATGTGACGCGGGAGGAAGACAATTTGCGATATGCGCTCAAACTTCATGAAAATATTGAGAAAAACATCCGATTGCAGCGACCGAACATGGCGCGCAACGCAGTCCGCAAGGCGCTGGCAAATACCGACGAAATCATCGCACGGTGGTCACGATAG
- a CDS encoding substrate-binding domain-containing protein, with translation MRKALLLTAAVLALTAGQALAKKQLVIVVKGLDNPFFEAINQGCQKWNKENPTSEYECFYTGPASTSDEAGEAQIVQDMLGKADTAAIAISPSNAKLIAQTLKTANPTVPVMTLDADLAAEDAALRKTYLGTDNYLMGARIGEYIKKGKPKGGKICTIEGNPGADNILRRAQGMRDTLTGQKGLTELKGEGGWTEVAGCPVFTNDDGAKGVQAMTDILAANPDLDAFGIMGGWPLFGAPQPYRDLFKPMADKIASNDFVIGAADTIGDEVAIAKEGLVTALVGQRPFEMGYKAPAVMMDLIAGKPVEDPVFTGLDECTKDTVDTCIQK, from the coding sequence ATGAGGAAGGCACTACTACTTACAGCCGCAGTTTTAGCACTGACCGCCGGGCAGGCCCTGGCCAAGAAGCAACTCGTCATCGTCGTCAAGGGCCTCGACAATCCGTTCTTCGAAGCAATCAATCAAGGTTGTCAGAAATGGAACAAGGAGAACCCCACTTCGGAATACGAATGCTTCTACACCGGTCCGGCATCGACATCCGATGAAGCCGGCGAAGCGCAGATCGTTCAGGATATGTTGGGCAAGGCGGACACGGCTGCAATCGCAATATCGCCGTCAAATGCAAAGCTCATTGCCCAGACCCTGAAGACGGCCAATCCGACGGTTCCGGTGATGACGCTCGATGCCGATCTTGCCGCCGAGGATGCAGCGTTGCGCAAGACCTATCTCGGCACCGACAACTACCTGATGGGCGCCCGCATCGGCGAATACATCAAGAAGGGCAAGCCGAAGGGCGGCAAGATCTGCACGATCGAAGGCAATCCGGGAGCGGACAATATTCTACGCCGCGCACAAGGGATGCGCGACACGCTTACTGGCCAGAAAGGCTTGACCGAGCTGAAAGGCGAGGGTGGCTGGACCGAGGTCGCCGGCTGCCCGGTGTTCACCAATGACGACGGTGCCAAAGGCGTCCAGGCAATGACCGATATCCTCGCGGCCAATCCCGACTTGGACGCATTCGGTATTATGGGTGGCTGGCCATTGTTCGGCGCGCCGCAACCTTATCGCGACCTGTTCAAGCCGATGGCCGACAAGATCGCCAGCAACGATTTCGTCATTGGTGCCGCCGACACGATCGGCGACGAGGTCGCCATTGCGAAGGAAGGACTGGTCACGGCGCTCGTCGGCCAACGACCGTTCGAGATGGGCTACAAGGCACCGGCGGTGATGATGGATCTGATTGCCGGCAAGCCGGTTGAAGATCCGGTCTTCACCGGGCTCGATGAGTGCACGAAGGATACAGTCGACACCTGCATTCAAAAGTAG
- a CDS encoding NAD-dependent epimerase/dehydratase family protein, producing MLILVTGATGKVGRRFIAGLLDDPRFSKARIRALCHNRLYEATDRVDVFQGSIADRDVVAAALVDVTHVVHLATCKETPEDIMDVTVKGLFWLLEEFRTSVTARQFILIGGDAGVGHFHYRHDGPITENARHCAYPGSYALSKVLEEVMLEQFGIQYGLNGCCLRAPWIMEKDDFKYSLSFGDDVFGGPDWKTLVPEDAARRYAAMGTVPLLLDADGRALKRNFVHVDDLVSAILAAIDNPRAERQLFNICMDRPVDYAEVAAYLLRTRNLGSVDIPSRFHSNWMDNSKAKYLLDWQPNYDLEMLIDSAWQYERSKEEPRIVWYPG from the coding sequence ATGCTGATCCTTGTGACCGGAGCGACGGGCAAGGTCGGGCGGCGCTTCATTGCTGGGCTGCTTGACGATCCGAGATTTTCCAAAGCCCGTATTCGTGCGCTTTGTCATAATCGTTTGTACGAGGCGACCGACCGTGTCGATGTCTTCCAAGGCTCAATCGCCGATCGCGATGTCGTGGCAGCGGCGCTGGTTGACGTTACCCATGTCGTGCATCTCGCCACATGCAAGGAAACGCCTGAAGACATCATGGATGTCACGGTCAAAGGTCTCTTTTGGCTGCTCGAGGAGTTCCGTACGAGCGTGACGGCACGCCAGTTCATCCTGATCGGTGGTGATGCGGGTGTGGGACATTTCCACTATCGCCACGACGGCCCGATCACCGAGAACGCCCGCCATTGTGCCTATCCGGGAAGCTATGCGCTCTCCAAAGTCCTGGAAGAGGTCATGCTGGAGCAGTTTGGCATTCAGTATGGCCTCAATGGCTGTTGTCTGCGCGCGCCCTGGATCATGGAAAAGGACGATTTCAAGTATTCGCTGTCTTTTGGAGACGACGTCTTTGGCGGCCCCGACTGGAAGACGCTCGTTCCGGAAGACGCGGCACGGCGCTATGCGGCGATGGGTACGGTGCCGCTGCTCTTGGATGCCGACGGACGTGCACTGAAGCGCAATTTCGTCCATGTCGACGACCTTGTATCGGCAATATTGGCAGCGATCGACAATCCGCGGGCGGAGCGGCAGCTCTTCAATATCTGCATGGATCGCCCCGTCGACTATGCTGAAGTCGCCGCTTATCTCTTGCGCACGCGCAATCTCGGCTCTGTCGACATACCGAGCCGCTTCCATTCCAATTGGATGGACAACAGCAAGGCGAAATACCTGCTGGATTGGCAGCCAAATTACGATCTCGAAATGCTTATCGACTCGGCCTGGCAATACGAGCGTTCAAAGGAGGAGCCTCGCATCGTCTGGTATCCGGGTTGA
- a CDS encoding ATP-binding cassette domain-containing protein yields the protein MAVLELSNVSKHFGAIQAVNDVSLSLEAGQVVGLMGDNGAGKSTLVKMIAGNFRPSHGTMRLDGADLVLHRPKEARQHGIEIVHQDLALCNNLTAAANVFLGRELRRGVWPLRILDHKAMYKRAGEIFRELKSETRARDLVKQMSGGQRQAVAIGRTMLSEAKIVLMDEPTAAISVRQVAEVLNLIRQLRDQGIIVVLISHRMPDVFSVADRVIVMRRGRKVADKQIAASSPEEVTGLITGAIEQV from the coding sequence GTGGCGGTTCTTGAGCTCAGCAATGTTTCCAAACATTTCGGTGCCATCCAGGCAGTCAACGATGTTTCGTTATCGCTCGAGGCGGGGCAGGTTGTCGGCCTCATGGGCGACAACGGGGCTGGCAAATCCACACTGGTGAAGATGATTGCCGGCAACTTCCGGCCGAGCCATGGAACCATGCGGCTCGACGGCGCCGATCTCGTGCTTCATCGGCCGAAGGAAGCACGCCAGCATGGCATTGAGATCGTTCACCAGGATTTGGCGCTCTGCAACAATCTGACGGCGGCAGCGAACGTCTTCCTCGGACGAGAATTGCGCCGTGGCGTATGGCCTCTTCGCATCCTCGACCACAAGGCCATGTACAAGCGCGCCGGCGAGATATTTCGCGAGCTCAAATCCGAGACGCGGGCGCGCGATCTCGTCAAGCAAATGTCAGGTGGTCAGCGCCAAGCGGTCGCGATCGGCCGCACGATGCTGTCGGAAGCGAAAATCGTATTGATGGACGAGCCGACCGCAGCCATTTCCGTGCGCCAGGTGGCTGAGGTTCTGAATCTGATCCGCCAATTGCGGGACCAGGGCATTATCGTTGTCCTGATCAGCCACCGCATGCCCGACGTCTTTTCGGTCGCCGACCGCGTGATCGTGATGCGGCGAGGCAGAAAAGTAGCCGACAAGCAGATTGCGGCAAGTTCGCCGGAGGAAGTAACGGGACTGATCACCGGCGCCATCGAACAAGTGTGA
- a CDS encoding ABC transporter permease: MAITLDQTIGQKQRSWLATIMSGQTFWVLIAVILACIFLSMATDSFATAKNIYNITRNVTFVAIIALGMTLVIITGGIDLSVGSVLCLCSMVLAVVMHAGYSIEVGIAASIGTALLVGAFNGVLIAYLGFPPFVVTLGMLSIARSLAMVASNNTVVFEFGPDHDKLLALGGGAWVFGIANPVLYMVVLALITGFVLRWTKFGRYVFAIGGNEHAATLTGVPVPRIKVIVYMISALSAGVAGIIQTGWLGAVTTNIGAGMELQVIAAAVIGGANLAGGVGTAFGALVGAALIEIIRNSLGLLGINAFWQGCFIGGAIVLAVLFDRLRNLRQGE, encoded by the coding sequence ATGGCGATTACACTTGACCAAACGATCGGACAGAAGCAACGGAGCTGGCTTGCAACGATCATGAGCGGCCAGACATTCTGGGTGCTGATTGCAGTCATTCTCGCCTGCATTTTTCTGTCGATGGCAACGGACTCCTTTGCGACGGCGAAGAACATCTACAACATCACCCGCAACGTCACCTTCGTCGCCATTATCGCGCTGGGCATGACGCTGGTCATCATCACCGGCGGCATCGATTTGTCCGTTGGCTCCGTACTTTGCCTGTGCAGCATGGTGCTGGCGGTCGTCATGCATGCGGGATACAGTATTGAAGTCGGCATCGCCGCCTCGATCGGTACGGCTCTATTGGTCGGAGCTTTCAACGGCGTCTTGATTGCTTATCTTGGCTTCCCCCCTTTCGTCGTCACGCTCGGCATGTTGTCGATTGCGCGCAGCCTTGCGATGGTTGCATCCAACAACACTGTGGTTTTTGAGTTCGGACCTGATCACGACAAACTACTGGCTCTGGGTGGCGGCGCCTGGGTTTTTGGCATCGCCAATCCAGTGCTTTACATGGTCGTGCTGGCACTCATTACCGGTTTCGTGCTGCGCTGGACCAAGTTCGGCCGCTATGTCTTTGCCATTGGCGGCAATGAGCACGCCGCGACACTGACGGGCGTTCCCGTGCCGAGGATCAAGGTCATCGTCTATATGATTTCCGCCCTGTCGGCGGGGGTCGCCGGCATCATTCAAACCGGCTGGCTCGGCGCTGTCACCACAAACATCGGCGCCGGAATGGAACTTCAGGTCATTGCCGCCGCGGTTATCGGCGGCGCCAATCTGGCCGGCGGCGTTGGCACCGCCTTTGGAGCCTTGGTCGGCGCCGCACTCATCGAAATCATCCGCAACAGTCTTGGCCTGCTCGGCATCAACGCATTCTGGCAAGGGTGCTTTATCGGCGGGGCAATCGTGCTCGCCGTCCTTTTCGACCGGCTTCGCAACTTGCGCCAGGGCGAGTAG
- a CDS encoding carbohydrate ABC transporter permease, which translates to MTQRQIQILYRTCWTIALLIAAIPFVFPFVWMVSAGFKSVTEIFGAPTLIPRVWRWQNFVEVFTYQPFARQYFNSLYIAIVVTALTLAISSLAGYALARMRFAGAGLLMLFLISALMVPEEVTIIPNFFLMRWFGLVDTHWPLILLPTFGPHGVMATFLMRQYFLALPKELEEAGKMDGLSRFGVWWKIALPMARPALAAVSIITFLFSWNLFLEPLIFLSSLDMFTLPLALSNFNDSYGLPLWNLQLAATSLAVVPILIVYLIAQRQIIESFALSGVKG; encoded by the coding sequence GTGACCCAGCGCCAAATCCAGATCCTCTACCGCACCTGCTGGACGATCGCACTGCTGATCGCCGCCATTCCTTTTGTTTTCCCATTCGTTTGGATGGTGTCTGCCGGCTTCAAGAGCGTGACCGAGATATTCGGCGCGCCGACGCTTATTCCGCGCGTCTGGCGCTGGCAGAATTTCGTTGAAGTGTTCACATATCAGCCGTTCGCGCGGCAGTATTTCAACTCGCTTTACATCGCGATCGTGGTGACGGCGCTCACCCTCGCCATCTCGTCCCTGGCCGGCTATGCGCTGGCGCGCATGCGGTTTGCCGGTGCCGGGCTGCTGATGCTTTTTCTGATCTCGGCGCTCATGGTGCCGGAGGAAGTGACGATCATTCCGAACTTCTTCCTGATGCGTTGGTTTGGTTTGGTGGATACTCACTGGCCGCTGATCCTGCTGCCCACCTTCGGCCCTCATGGGGTGATGGCAACGTTCCTGATGCGCCAGTACTTCCTGGCCCTGCCCAAGGAACTGGAAGAAGCCGGCAAGATGGACGGCCTCTCACGCTTCGGCGTTTGGTGGAAGATAGCGCTGCCGATGGCGCGTCCGGCCCTGGCTGCGGTTTCCATCATCACCTTTCTGTTCTCGTGGAACCTGTTCCTGGAGCCGCTGATCTTTCTGAGCTCGCTCGACATGTTCACGCTGCCTTTGGCCTTGTCGAACTTCAACGACAGCTACGGCTTACCGTTGTGGAACCTGCAGCTTGCCGCTACCAGCCTTGCCGTGGTGCCGATCCTGATCGTCTATCTGATCGCCCAGCGGCAGATCATCGAAAGTTTTGCGCTATCAGGCGTGAAGGGATGA
- a CDS encoding carbohydrate ABC transporter permease: MADTVHNSIRTGQKTWLTLKMREMMEAWLFVSPTFIGFLIFFLGPLCAVVYYSMTEWNLLSQQATFVGLANFQNALLENPDFWLVVRNSVVFAIGLVPLNMALALALALALSRPFFGVVFFRTVFFAPVITSAIAWAIVWKFLLQGEGGFINQVLALVGITGPNWLREPNWAMAAVIVTRVFKMVGLNMILYIAALQAIPRDYEEAARLEGASRRQIFSMITWPLLAPTTLVIMVITTIGSFKVFDHIYQMTGGGPENGTLVLAFYIYQQGFKFFNVGYASALAMIMFVMIMALTLVQVMLRRKGSE; the protein is encoded by the coding sequence ATGGCCGATACCGTTCATAACTCCATTCGAACCGGCCAAAAGACCTGGCTGACGTTGAAGATGAGAGAGATGATGGAGGCGTGGCTGTTCGTCAGTCCCACCTTCATCGGCTTCCTCATCTTCTTCCTCGGTCCGCTCTGTGCAGTGGTCTATTATTCAATGACCGAATGGAACCTGCTCAGCCAGCAGGCCACCTTCGTAGGCCTTGCAAATTTTCAGAATGCGTTGCTCGAAAACCCTGACTTTTGGCTTGTGGTACGCAATTCGGTTGTTTTCGCGATCGGTCTCGTGCCGCTCAATATGGCGCTCGCGCTCGCCTTGGCACTCGCCCTTTCCCGGCCGTTCTTCGGGGTCGTGTTCTTTCGCACGGTGTTTTTCGCTCCCGTCATCACCTCGGCCATCGCCTGGGCGATCGTCTGGAAGTTTCTGCTGCAGGGAGAAGGCGGTTTCATCAACCAGGTACTGGCGCTGGTCGGGATCACCGGTCCAAACTGGCTGCGTGAACCGAACTGGGCCATGGCGGCGGTCATCGTCACCCGCGTCTTCAAGATGGTCGGCCTCAACATGATCCTCTACATTGCGGCGCTGCAGGCGATCCCGCGGGACTATGAAGAGGCGGCGCGCCTGGAGGGCGCCTCACGCCGGCAGATCTTCAGCATGATTACTTGGCCGTTGCTGGCGCCGACCACGCTCGTCATCATGGTCATCACGACGATCGGCTCTTTCAAGGTCTTCGATCACATATACCAGATGACCGGTGGCGGCCCGGAAAACGGCACACTGGTGCTTGCCTTCTACATCTACCAGCAGGGCTTCAAGTTCTTCAACGTCGGCTATGCCTCGGCGCTCGCGATGATCATGTTCGTGATGATCATGGCGCTGACACTGGTGCAGGTGATGCTGCGGAGAAAGGGATCGGAGTGA